A part of Onthophagus taurus isolate NC chromosome 7, IU_Otau_3.0, whole genome shotgun sequence genomic DNA contains:
- the LOC111422019 gene encoding ejaculatory bulb-specific protein 3-like, translated as MNFVLITIVTLSVFVLVKSQNAYTGKYDNIDVDKILANGRILSNYIKCMMDEGPCTNEGRELKKTLPDALANGCNKCNERQKAAAEKVIRHLIKNKNNDWKRLTNKYDPNGQYRKKYENQYKSQA; from the exons ATGAATTTTGTATTGATAACCATCGTTACTTTGTCGGTGTTCGTTTTGGTTAAATCCCAAAATGCTTACACTGGAAAATACGATAATATCGATGTTGATAAGATCTTAGCTAATGGAAGGATACTAAGTAATTACATTAAATGTATGATGGATGAGGGACCATGCACTAATGAAGGCAGAGAACTTAAAa AAACTTTACCCGATGCGCTGGCGAACGGATGCAATAAATGCAACGAAAGGCAAAAGGCTGCCGCCGAAAAAGTTATCCGACatttgatcaaaaataaaaataatgactGGAAGAGACTGACTAATAAATACGATCCTAATGGGCAGTATAGGAAGAAATATGAAAACCAATATAAATCACAggcttaa